One genomic segment of Trichocoleus sp. includes these proteins:
- a CDS encoding IS1 family transposase, which translates to ARLHRKTLGYSKSVEMLQHSLRLLIHYLKFRDVPVPT; encoded by the coding sequence TAGCTCGCCTCCACCGTAAAACGTTGGGCTATTCCAAATCGGTTGAGATGCTCCAGCATTCCCTCCGGTTGTTAATTCATTATCTCAAGTTTCGAGATGTGCCTGTTCCCACCTAG